The following proteins are encoded in a genomic region of Catellatospora sp. TT07R-123:
- a CDS encoding ThiF family adenylyltransferase, whose protein sequence is MTIPELLAAQERDGDVLAWRPELFRPSGDGDRRRFEELLVSGRVREVCDTFAEQVADLVATLHPPLKGDRDQLARLAGDHLGGAEPWQAGTWVFYPWSGRLVHLLDRDDFRLLRTDRNCGKISREQQRSLAGRRVGVIGLSVGNSAALTLATEGIATAFTLADFDTLALSNLNRLRAGVHELGVNKTVIAARQLFELDPYLDVDVYPDGLHDNNIKRFFLGGSGPIDLLVEECDEPRIKLAAREWARTCRIPVLMDTNDRGMLDIERFDLEPDRPLLHGILGPIGSADLADLSRAEVIENVLKMIGEISPKLAASIPRIGVELSSWPQLASGVSLGGALVADVARRVLLGELRESGRYYVDLDLLIRDGLGADPAPVAGP, encoded by the coding sequence GTGACGATCCCCGAACTGCTGGCCGCGCAGGAACGCGACGGCGACGTGCTCGCCTGGCGCCCCGAACTGTTCCGGCCGAGCGGTGACGGCGACCGGCGGCGGTTCGAGGAGCTGCTGGTCTCGGGGCGGGTGCGCGAGGTCTGCGACACCTTCGCCGAGCAGGTGGCCGACCTGGTCGCCACGCTGCACCCGCCGCTGAAGGGCGATCGCGACCAGCTAGCCCGCCTCGCCGGCGACCACCTGGGCGGCGCCGAGCCGTGGCAGGCCGGCACCTGGGTGTTCTACCCGTGGTCGGGGCGGCTGGTGCACCTGCTGGACCGCGACGACTTCCGGCTGCTGCGCACCGACCGCAACTGCGGCAAGATCAGCCGGGAGCAGCAGCGCAGCCTCGCGGGACGCCGCGTCGGCGTCATCGGGCTGTCGGTCGGCAACAGCGCCGCCCTGACCCTGGCCACCGAGGGGATCGCGACCGCGTTCACCCTGGCGGACTTCGACACGCTGGCCCTGTCCAACCTCAACCGGCTGCGCGCCGGGGTGCACGAGCTCGGCGTCAACAAGACCGTGATCGCGGCCCGGCAGCTGTTCGAACTCGACCCGTACCTCGACGTGGACGTCTATCCCGACGGGCTGCACGACAACAACATCAAGCGGTTCTTCCTCGGCGGCAGCGGCCCGATCGACCTGCTGGTCGAGGAGTGCGACGAGCCCCGCATCAAGCTCGCGGCCCGCGAATGGGCGCGCACCTGCCGCATCCCGGTCCTGATGGACACCAACGACCGGGGCATGCTCGACATCGAGCGCTTCGACCTGGAGCCGGACCGGCCGCTGCTGCACGGCATCCTCGGCCCGATCGGGTCGGCGGACCTGGCCGATCTCAGCCGGGCCGAGGTGATCGAGAACGTGCTCAAGATGATCGGCGAGATCAGCCCCAAGCTGGCCGCCTCGATTCCGCGCATCGGCGTCGAGCTGAGCAGCTGGCCGCAGCTGGCCTCCGGGGTCAGCCTGGGCGGAGCGCTGGTCGCCGACGTCGCCCGGCGGGTGCTGCTGGGCGAGCTGCGCGAGTCGGGCCGCTACTACGTCGACCTGGATCTGCTGATCCGCGACGGCCTCGGCGCCGACCCGGCGCCGGTCGCCGGTCCGTGA
- a CDS encoding GNAT family N-acetyltransferase has translation MPFPVTIDGGDIVLRELCEQDLPALTRLYTDPELTQFMGFDKLAAEQVPEALEAHLAAARRTPRTQYTLAITVDGAPDLVGVVRLLVEEYGRNAMLGGLIVIPESPGVGRGVTASRLLMAYGFGPLALHRIWGGRRTDYLRMHERMTRLGLVQEGFMRELFHTHGVWHDVVSYSVLAHEWKPDGPEVSIMESTVPAALSASGPAGLAYKEHR, from the coding sequence GTGCCCTTTCCGGTGACCATCGACGGTGGCGACATCGTCCTGCGGGAGCTGTGCGAGCAGGACCTGCCCGCGCTGACAAGGCTCTACACCGATCCCGAGCTGACCCAGTTCATGGGATTCGACAAGCTGGCGGCCGAGCAGGTGCCCGAGGCGCTGGAGGCGCACCTGGCCGCGGCGCGGCGCACCCCCCGCACGCAGTACACCCTGGCCATCACCGTCGACGGCGCACCCGACCTGGTCGGAGTGGTCCGGCTGCTGGTGGAGGAGTACGGCCGCAATGCGATGCTCGGCGGCCTCATCGTGATCCCCGAGTCCCCGGGGGTGGGCCGGGGCGTGACCGCCTCCCGCCTGCTCATGGCATACGGGTTCGGCCCGCTCGCCCTGCACCGCATCTGGGGCGGCAGGCGCACCGACTACCTGCGCATGCACGAGCGGATGACCCGCCTGGGCCTGGTCCAGGAAGGGTTCATGCGGGAACTGTTCCACACCCACGGCGTCTGGCACGACGTGGTCAGCTACTCCGTCCTGGCCCACGAGTGGAAGCCGGACGGGCCCGAGGTGTCCATCATGGAGTCGACCGTCCCGGCGGCCCTGTCGGCCTCCGGCCCGGCCGGGCTCGCGTATAAGGAGCACAGGTGA
- a CDS encoding LysR family transcriptional regulator — translation MEIRDIEIFLTLAEELHFGRTAQRLYVSQARISQAVKQQERRVGGELFDRANRRQIQLTPLGRQLYDDLRPVYAGLRAGLARAQLAARGIDHVLRVGLLPVNRYDMRRFWESFQADHPRWKLRFQFAPFVDPFAGLRAGEIDVLVAWLPVEEPDLTVGPVILSEPRVLAVAVGHELAPRSSIPLEAAADFQHPQVVSPDYWFDGYAPPHTRTGRVIERGPVVRNNDEVLTMVSVGEVVALYPAHVSRYLVRPDLAYIPVRDLEELRYALVWRTESENEPIRALADTVRTLGVLRPHE, via the coding sequence ATGGAGATTCGCGACATCGAGATCTTCCTGACGCTTGCCGAGGAACTGCACTTCGGCCGCACCGCGCAGCGGCTGTACGTCTCCCAGGCCCGGATCAGCCAGGCCGTCAAGCAGCAGGAACGCCGAGTCGGCGGGGAGCTGTTCGATCGCGCGAACCGCCGCCAGATCCAGCTCACGCCGCTGGGCCGGCAGCTGTACGACGACCTGCGACCGGTCTACGCGGGACTGCGCGCCGGCCTCGCCCGCGCCCAGCTCGCCGCCCGGGGCATCGACCACGTCCTGCGCGTCGGCCTGCTGCCGGTCAACCGATACGACATGCGGCGCTTCTGGGAGTCGTTCCAGGCCGACCATCCGCGCTGGAAGCTGCGCTTCCAGTTCGCTCCGTTCGTCGACCCGTTCGCCGGCCTGCGTGCGGGTGAGATCGACGTGCTGGTCGCGTGGCTGCCGGTGGAGGAACCCGATCTGACGGTGGGTCCGGTGATCCTGTCCGAGCCCCGGGTGCTGGCCGTGGCCGTCGGGCACGAACTCGCCCCGCGGTCGTCGATCCCGCTGGAGGCGGCCGCAGACTTCCAGCATCCCCAGGTCGTCTCACCGGACTACTGGTTCGACGGCTACGCTCCGCCGCACACCCGCACCGGCCGGGTGATCGAGCGCGGGCCGGTCGTGCGCAACAACGACGAAGTCCTGACCATGGTCAGCGTCGGGGAGGTCGTCGCCCTCTACCCGGCCCACGTCTCCCGGTACCTGGTGCGCCCGGATCTCGCCTACATCCCCGTCCGGGACCTGGAGGAGCTGCGGTACGCACTCGTGTGGCGGACCGAGTCGGAGAACGAACCCATCCGCGCGCTCGCCGACACGGTACGCACGCTGGGCGTCCTGCGCCCGCACGAGTGA
- a CDS encoding hemerythrin domain-containing protein has translation MGLDLTAMHAAHGALRLELEQLARIAVGDDPGRVLRTAPGWQLFTRTLHSHYRTEDELLWPALRRRAGRPGELVPLEALEAEHAALGEVVAAIDTLLAGPEVDPVWLGDLLDSLIAGLRGHLAHEEQAAIPLITRLLTPQEWTAFEQVHHRRIGTTLTRAPADRWTARA, from the coding sequence ATGGGTTTGGACCTGACGGCGATGCACGCCGCACACGGGGCGCTGCGCCTGGAACTGGAGCAGCTGGCACGCATCGCCGTCGGCGACGATCCCGGGCGCGTCCTGCGTACCGCGCCGGGGTGGCAGCTGTTCACCCGGACGCTGCACAGCCACTACCGCACCGAGGACGAACTGCTCTGGCCGGCGCTGCGGCGGCGTGCCGGACGGCCCGGCGAGCTGGTGCCGCTGGAGGCACTGGAGGCCGAGCACGCGGCTCTCGGCGAGGTGGTCGCGGCGATCGACACGCTGCTCGCCGGCCCGGAGGTCGACCCGGTCTGGCTCGGGGACCTGCTCGATTCGCTGATCGCGGGACTGCGCGGGCACCTCGCCCACGAGGAGCAGGCCGCGATCCCGCTCATCACCCGGCTCCTGACGCCGCAGGAGTGGACAGCCTTCGAGCAGGTCCACCACCGCCGGATCGGCACGACGCTGACCCGGGCCCCGGCCGACCGCTGGACCGCCCGTGCCTGA
- a CDS encoding serine hydrolase, producing the protein MDTSRKSALTETGLRKMRDVLARHVDSGRIPGFVALVSQGGETHVETMGTMRHDGGPPMARDTLFRMASTSKPVTAAAAMILLDECRLRLDDTVDRWLPELADRRVLSRVDAPLDDTVPARRPITVRDVLTSTFGLGMDMTALGTPIMGAVFEQGLTPNLPEPMPEPDEWLRRLGALPLMHQPGERWQYHIASDLLGVLVARVTGQSFEAFLRERLFGPLGMADTGFHVPAGKLDRLPPAYVPDPQTGEFHVWDHAEGGRHSTPPAFQGGGGGLVSTVDDYHAYFRMLLNHGTHGGERILSRAAVELMTTNRLTPEQQAARTTLATENVHVSFGQGQQGGWGFGMAVRTYRGDYAPIGQFGWDGGSGTTTYADPQNQVVGILLTQVGLSVPDPAWLVQDFWTALYQSLGD; encoded by the coding sequence ATGGATACCAGCAGGAAGAGCGCCCTCACCGAGACGGGGCTGCGCAAGATGCGTGACGTGCTGGCGCGGCACGTCGATTCCGGGCGGATACCCGGGTTCGTCGCGCTGGTGAGCCAGGGCGGCGAGACGCATGTCGAGACGATGGGGACGATGCGCCACGACGGTGGTCCGCCGATGGCCCGCGACACCCTCTTCCGGATGGCCTCGACGTCCAAACCGGTCACGGCCGCCGCGGCGATGATCCTGCTCGACGAGTGCAGGCTGCGCCTGGACGACACCGTGGACCGCTGGCTGCCGGAACTCGCCGACCGCCGGGTGCTCTCGCGCGTCGACGCCCCGCTGGACGACACGGTGCCGGCCCGGCGGCCGATCACCGTGCGGGACGTGCTGACCTCCACCTTCGGGCTCGGCATGGACATGACGGCGCTGGGCACCCCGATCATGGGTGCGGTCTTCGAGCAGGGGCTCACCCCCAACCTGCCGGAGCCGATGCCCGAGCCGGACGAGTGGCTGCGCCGCCTCGGCGCGCTGCCCCTGATGCACCAGCCCGGCGAGCGGTGGCAGTACCACATCGCCAGTGACCTGCTCGGCGTGCTCGTCGCCCGGGTCACCGGCCAGTCGTTCGAGGCGTTCCTGCGGGAGCGGCTCTTCGGTCCGCTGGGCATGGCGGACACCGGTTTCCACGTACCCGCCGGGAAGCTCGACCGGCTGCCGCCCGCGTACGTTCCCGACCCGCAGACCGGTGAGTTCCACGTGTGGGACCACGCCGAGGGCGGACGCCACAGCACCCCTCCGGCGTTCCAGGGCGGGGGCGGCGGCCTGGTCTCCACCGTCGACGACTACCACGCCTACTTCCGCATGCTGCTGAACCACGGGACACACGGCGGCGAGCGGATCCTGTCCCGGGCCGCGGTCGAGCTGATGACCACCAACCGGCTCACGCCCGAGCAGCAGGCCGCCCGCACCACGCTGGCCACCGAGAACGTCCATGTCTCGTTCGGCCAGGGGCAGCAGGGCGGCTGGGGCTTCGGCATGGCGGTGCGGACCTACCGCGGCGACTACGCGCCCATCGGCCAGTTCGGATGGGACGGCGGAAGCGGCACCACGACCTACGCCGACCCGCAGAACCAGGTCGTCGGCATTCTGCTCACCCAGGTCGGTCTGTCCGTCCCGGATCCGGCGTGGCTGGTCCAGGACTTCTGGACCGCGCTCTACCAGTCGCTCGGCGACTGA
- a CDS encoding M23 family metallopeptidase gives MARTDEGGCCAGEGEPTPGLSRRAMLRTAALGAGAMAAGGVLALPGAAYAAPVIYNPFTAYPITDTWEGHLARGSLGGIDFGMPVGTRLPACGAGTVQNTPYNGSGGHTVTIYHADGYRSQYLHLSQFLLANGTYVEAGTIVGLSGGAAGAPGSGSSTGPHVHWHMIDPAGNRISPLVYIAQHPGGVSPRQVYEAASNNAWRALPVSGSAGAVTGSAVAPIALGTTKILYTLNGGRIFEAASNAGWQNLWTGVTGAQGTALAALNLDGVKLIYSVVDGYVHEAASNNAWRNLNSGIGGVGSSSISVIQLDGIKYVYSIVGGYVHEASSANAWRNLNTGIPASAVAAITLGSTKIIYTVNGGSVYEAASNAGWQNLWTGISGVSDGTLAAMNVGGVKHIYTSAGGYVHEAASNNAWRNLNSGVGGATVAVLTVGGVKLIYSA, from the coding sequence ATGGCACGAACCGACGAAGGCGGCTGCTGCGCGGGCGAGGGCGAGCCCACGCCGGGCCTGAGCCGCCGCGCGATGCTGCGCACCGCCGCGCTGGGCGCGGGCGCGATGGCCGCGGGCGGGGTGCTGGCGCTGCCCGGGGCGGCGTACGCGGCACCGGTGATCTACAACCCGTTCACCGCATACCCGATCACCGACACCTGGGAGGGCCACCTGGCCCGGGGCTCGCTCGGCGGCATCGACTTCGGCATGCCCGTGGGCACCCGCCTGCCCGCCTGCGGTGCCGGAACGGTCCAGAACACGCCGTACAACGGCTCCGGCGGCCACACCGTCACGATCTACCACGCCGACGGCTACCGCAGCCAATACCTGCACCTGTCGCAGTTCCTGCTCGCCAACGGCACCTACGTCGAGGCGGGCACGATCGTCGGCCTGTCCGGCGGCGCGGCCGGGGCACCCGGCTCGGGCAGCTCCACCGGCCCGCACGTGCACTGGCACATGATCGACCCGGCCGGCAACCGGATCAGCCCGCTGGTCTACATCGCACAGCACCCGGGCGGGGTGTCGCCGCGGCAGGTGTACGAGGCGGCCAGCAACAACGCCTGGCGGGCGCTGCCGGTCTCCGGCAGCGCCGGTGCGGTGACCGGCTCGGCGGTGGCGCCGATCGCACTGGGCACCACCAAGATCCTGTACACCCTCAACGGCGGCCGGATCTTCGAGGCGGCCAGCAACGCGGGCTGGCAGAACCTGTGGACCGGCGTCACCGGCGCGCAGGGCACCGCCCTGGCCGCGCTGAACCTCGACGGGGTGAAGCTCATCTACAGCGTCGTCGACGGGTACGTCCACGAGGCGGCCAGCAACAACGCCTGGCGCAACCTCAACAGCGGCATCGGCGGGGTCGGCTCGTCGTCGATCTCGGTGATCCAGCTCGACGGGATCAAATACGTCTACAGCATCGTCGGCGGATACGTGCACGAGGCCAGCAGCGCCAACGCCTGGCGCAACCTGAACACCGGCATCCCCGCCTCGGCGGTCGCGGCCATCACCCTCGGCAGTACGAAGATCATCTACACGGTCAACGGCGGCTCGGTGTACGAGGCGGCCAGCAACGCGGGCTGGCAGAACCTGTGGACCGGCATCTCCGGCGTCTCCGACGGCACGCTCGCGGCGATGAACGTCGGGGGCGTCAAGCACATCTACACCAGCGCGGGCGGCTACGTGCACGAGGCGGCCAGCAACAACGCCTGGCGCAACCTCAACTCCGGCGTCGGCGGCGCCACGGTGGCCGTGCTGACCGTCGGCGGCGTCAAACTCATCTACTCCGCCTGA
- a CDS encoding BTAD domain-containing putative transcriptional regulator produces the protein MIADGHGGDFRVLGPVEVVASGRPLRFARRQQLDLVALLMLHTGRLVTMDEIVEAMWGGAPPRTATVQVQNMVSTLRAALRDGDGPLAAVDRQPAGYTLHIAHGRLDLAVFTHLVGQARAARAPAEAVRLLRAALGLWRGPQPLAGVRAPYAAAARAHLGERRDRVLEQLFDAELDCGNHALIVPELTAAVAADPVRQRLVAQLMLALYRSGRVTDALGAYRTARQALSEGYGLDVGSELRDLERRILLGDRALDPPGDPGPAAGGQGTPPRTARPAAVVPAQLPLDVRGFAGRGAELARLETLAGAAGATPPTTVVTVLMGTAGVGKTALAVHFAHRVAARFPDGQLYVNLRGFHPAARPVEPGEALRGLLDGLGVAPDRVPPGLDAQAGLYRSVIAGRRMLVLLDNAFDAEQVRPLLPGGGGGLVLITSRDQLLDLVALEGAHPVTLDVLPDDEARELLAGRLGPERVAAQAQAAAQIAARCARLPLALAMVAARAAVQPGLPLDVLAAELSATRQGLGAARVDGITADVHAAFSWSYRSLTPSAAALFRLLGLHPGQDLGPGAAASLAGAPPAEVRPALAELVRAHLITEHTPDRFSLHDLLRTYAAELARRTDPGSGRQAALRRVLAYYLHSAYTAAVLIYPHRYKLSLLPVEPGASPARFADTGTASAWFAREHAALLAATSAAADTDLAEYAWQLASALSTFLDRGGHWHDWVATQRTALAAAERVADRVGQAHAHGGLGLAYNRLKRYPLAHTHLRRADDLFGELADPVGQAYTNLRMSLVHEGQGDRHAALLAARRALDRFGSAGHLIGRGQALNSIGWLHAQLGQYGDAVEYCEQAVEVHRDLADQEGLANALDSLGFAHHSRGDHGQAMVHYREALVVLRGLADPYYETITLAHLGDAHHAAGDDRAAADAWRHALAMLDELGHPDAQDLRDRLARLPAA, from the coding sequence ATGATCGCAGACGGCCACGGTGGCGACTTCCGCGTGCTCGGCCCGGTGGAGGTCGTCGCCTCGGGCCGGCCGCTGCGATTCGCCCGCCGCCAGCAGCTCGACCTGGTCGCCCTGCTCATGCTGCACACCGGGCGACTGGTGACGATGGACGAGATCGTCGAGGCGATGTGGGGCGGGGCACCGCCGCGCACCGCGACCGTACAGGTGCAGAACATGGTCTCCACCCTGCGCGCCGCCCTGCGCGACGGCGACGGCCCGCTGGCCGCCGTGGACCGCCAGCCCGCCGGTTACACCCTGCACATCGCCCACGGCCGGCTCGACCTCGCGGTGTTCACCCACCTCGTCGGCCAGGCACGGGCGGCGCGCGCGCCCGCCGAGGCCGTCAGGCTGCTGCGTGCGGCGCTCGGCCTGTGGCGCGGCCCGCAGCCGCTGGCGGGGGTACGGGCACCGTACGCCGCCGCGGCCCGCGCCCACCTCGGCGAGCGGCGCGACCGGGTGCTGGAGCAGCTGTTCGACGCGGAGCTCGACTGCGGCAACCACGCGCTGATCGTGCCGGAGCTGACCGCCGCGGTGGCCGCCGACCCGGTCCGGCAGCGGCTCGTCGCCCAGCTGATGCTCGCGCTGTACCGCAGCGGCCGGGTCACCGACGCGCTCGGCGCCTACCGCACCGCGCGCCAGGCCCTGTCCGAGGGCTACGGCCTCGACGTCGGCAGCGAGCTGCGGGACCTCGAACGGCGCATCCTGCTGGGCGACCGCGCCCTCGACCCGCCCGGCGACCCCGGCCCGGCAGCGGGCGGTCAGGGCACGCCGCCGCGTACGGCCCGGCCGGCGGCGGTGGTGCCCGCCCAACTGCCCCTGGACGTGCGCGGCTTCGCCGGCCGCGGTGCGGAACTGGCCCGCCTGGAGACGCTCGCCGGCGCCGCCGGTGCCACGCCGCCGACCACTGTGGTCACCGTCCTCATGGGCACCGCCGGGGTGGGCAAGACGGCGCTCGCGGTCCATTTCGCACACCGGGTCGCGGCCAGGTTCCCCGACGGGCAGCTCTACGTCAACCTGCGCGGATTCCATCCCGCCGCCCGTCCGGTCGAGCCCGGCGAGGCGCTGCGCGGCCTGCTCGACGGGCTCGGTGTCGCGCCCGACCGCGTCCCGCCCGGCCTCGACGCCCAGGCGGGCCTGTACCGCAGCGTCATCGCCGGGCGGCGCATGCTGGTGCTGCTCGACAACGCGTTCGACGCCGAACAGGTCCGGCCGCTGCTGCCCGGCGGAGGCGGCGGGCTGGTGCTGATCACCAGCCGTGACCAGCTGCTAGACCTGGTGGCGCTGGAAGGCGCCCATCCGGTGACCCTCGACGTGCTGCCCGACGACGAGGCCCGGGAGCTCCTGGCCGGGCGCCTGGGTCCGGAGCGCGTGGCCGCCCAGGCGCAGGCCGCCGCCCAGATCGCGGCCCGCTGCGCGCGCCTTCCGCTGGCGCTGGCCATGGTCGCTGCCCGCGCCGCCGTCCAGCCGGGCCTGCCGCTGGACGTGCTCGCGGCTGAGCTGTCCGCCACGCGGCAGGGCCTGGGCGCCGCCAGGGTGGACGGGATCACCGCCGACGTGCACGCGGCGTTCTCCTGGTCGTACCGCAGCTTGACGCCGTCGGCCGCGGCGCTGTTCCGGCTGCTCGGGCTGCATCCGGGACAGGACCTCGGCCCCGGCGCGGCGGCCAGCCTGGCCGGCGCGCCGCCGGCCGAGGTCCGGCCCGCGCTGGCCGAACTGGTGCGCGCCCACCTGATCACCGAGCACACCCCGGACCGGTTCTCGCTGCACGATCTGCTGCGGACCTACGCCGCCGAGCTGGCCCGCCGCACCGACCCAGGGTCCGGCCGGCAGGCCGCGCTGCGGCGGGTGCTGGCGTACTACCTGCACAGCGCGTACACGGCGGCGGTCCTGATCTACCCGCACCGGTACAAGCTGAGCCTGCTGCCGGTGGAGCCCGGCGCGAGCCCCGCCCGGTTCGCCGACACCGGCACGGCGTCGGCGTGGTTCGCGCGCGAGCACGCGGCGCTGCTGGCCGCGACGAGCGCGGCCGCCGACACCGACCTCGCCGAGTACGCGTGGCAGCTGGCCTCGGCGCTGTCGACGTTCCTGGACCGGGGCGGGCACTGGCACGACTGGGTCGCCACCCAGCGCACCGCGCTGGCGGCTGCCGAGCGGGTCGCGGACCGGGTCGGCCAGGCCCACGCGCACGGCGGCCTCGGGCTGGCGTACAACCGCCTGAAGCGCTACCCGCTGGCGCACACGCACCTGCGCCGCGCCGACGACCTGTTCGGGGAACTCGCCGACCCGGTCGGCCAGGCGTACACCAATCTGCGGATGAGCCTCGTCCACGAGGGGCAGGGCGACCGGCACGCGGCGCTGCTGGCCGCCCGGCGGGCACTGGACCGGTTCGGGTCGGCGGGCCACCTCATCGGCCGCGGCCAGGCCCTCAACAGTATCGGCTGGCTGCACGCCCAGCTGGGTCAGTACGGCGACGCCGTCGAGTACTGCGAGCAGGCCGTCGAAGTGCACCGGGACCTCGCCGACCAGGAAGGACTGGCCAACGCGCTGGACAGCCTCGGCTTCGCCCACCACAGCCGGGGCGACCACGGGCAGGCGATGGTCCACTACCGGGAGGCGCTGGTGGTGCTGCGCGGACTCGCCGACCCCTACTACGAGACGATCACCCTGGCGCACCTCGGCGACGCCCACCACGCGGCCGGGGACGACCGGGCCGCCGCGGACGCCTGGCGGCACGCGCTGGCCATGCTCGACGAACTGGGCCACCCCGACGCCCAGGACCTGCGCGACCGGCTGGCCCGCCTGCCCGCGGCCTGA